The Lutibacter profundi genome includes a region encoding these proteins:
- a CDS encoding ATP-grasp domain-containing protein, giving the protein MILIDKPYVSDFLIETIKKNNFKIVATSEATKIILDKSLNWISEKEAIHLIKNNPTTPIYSNSENIISWVEQNLEFSKLPNQIQLFKNKITFRELVQDIFPKYFFKGVKFEDLDSISIDNLPFPFIIKPAIGFFSLGVHKVDKPQEWKEVLVKIKQEITQIKGFYPSEVLNTTNFIIEECIEGEEYAIDCYFNNKGEPIVLNILHHIFSSGKDVSDRIYTTSKEIIENNIDKIEKFLQIIGEKASLINFPVHVEVRIAKKGEIIPIEVNPLRFGGWCTTGDLSWYAYGINSYEYFLKGKKPQWEEILETRKDKKYSIILLDNNSGIDKNNISHFNYEQVLKDFENPLSLRKVNFNEYPIFGILFVETSLGNEQELDKILTSKLKKYIVLK; this is encoded by the coding sequence ATGATATTAATTGATAAACCCTATGTTTCAGATTTTTTAATTGAAACCATAAAAAAAAATAACTTTAAAATTGTTGCAACTTCAGAAGCAACAAAAATAATTTTAGACAAATCGTTAAATTGGATTTCCGAAAAAGAAGCTATTCATTTAATCAAAAACAATCCGACTACACCTATCTACTCTAATTCAGAAAATATTATTAGTTGGGTTGAGCAAAATTTAGAATTTTCAAAATTACCAAATCAAATTCAGCTTTTTAAAAATAAAATAACATTTAGAGAATTAGTACAAGATATTTTTCCAAAATACTTTTTTAAAGGTGTTAAATTTGAAGATTTAGACAGTATTTCTATTGATAATTTACCTTTTCCATTTATTATAAAACCAGCAATTGGTTTTTTTAGTTTAGGAGTTCATAAAGTTGATAAGCCCCAAGAATGGAAAGAAGTTTTAGTAAAAATAAAACAAGAAATAACTCAAATCAAAGGGTTCTACCCTAGTGAAGTTTTAAATACCACCAATTTTATTATTGAAGAATGTATTGAGGGTGAAGAATATGCTATTGATTGTTATTTTAATAATAAAGGAGAACCAATTGTTTTAAATATTTTACATCATATTTTTTCATCAGGAAAAGATGTTAGCGATAGAATTTACACCACTTCAAAAGAAATCATTGAAAATAATATTGACAAAATAGAAAAGTTTTTACAAATAATAGGCGAAAAAGCGAGTTTAATAAATTTCCCTGTACATGTTGAAGTTAGAATAGCTAAAAAAGGAGAAATAATACCCATTGAAGTAAATCCGCTACGTTTTGGAGGTTGGTGTACAACCGGTGATTTATCTTGGTATGCGTATGGTATAAATTCTTATGAATACTTTTTGAAAGGTAAAAAACCTCAATGGGAAGAAATTCTAGAAACTAGAAAAGATAAAAAATATAGTATTATTTTGTTAGATAACAACTCTGGAATTGATAAAAATAATATCTCACATTTTAATTATGAACAAGTTCTTAAAGATTTTGAAAACCCTTTAAGCTTAAGAAAAGTTAATTTTAATGAATACCCTATTTTTGGTATTTTATTTGTTGAAACTTCGCTTGGAAATGAACAAGAACTTGATAAAATTCTAACTTCCAAATTAAAAAAGTACATTGTACTAAAATAA
- a CDS encoding APC family permease — translation MSIHRKRNKTLGLAELVAIALGGMVGGGIFTILGVSVSLIGNLTPIAIIIGGLLASLAAYSYVKLGLYYKDEGATYSFYKKTYPNSPFSASAIGWFVIFGYISTLALYAYTFASYVISSTDFANNIWIRKSIAIAVISLFTLINVWSVNGMGKIEDLMVYTKLVVLTIISIVLMQHGTTNFGTFIDNMVIDAEKSSIFSILIVASITFVAYEGFQLVINAVSEMKNPEKNIPRAIYLAIALAVVIYVVISMGALFAIPTDEIIKNKEYALAAGAGKVLGSLGTNLVILGAVLATSSAISGTVFGSSRQMAVVAEDGFFPNWLSFRKNNIPINAIISMAIMSCVLILIGGLELILEFGSITFLLVSLLMAIANYKIRLKTNSSKTLTSLSIFGLSIGGILILYYEFTHKWEQMLIIISLYILLALGAWLFSKKRSKKLE, via the coding sequence ATGAGTATACACAGAAAAAGGAATAAAACCCTTGGATTAGCTGAACTTGTTGCCATTGCTTTAGGGGGTATGGTAGGTGGTGGAATATTTACAATTTTAGGCGTTTCCGTATCATTAATTGGGAATTTAACCCCAATTGCAATTATAATAGGTGGCTTGTTAGCTTCTTTAGCAGCTTATTCATACGTAAAATTAGGACTTTATTATAAAGATGAAGGTGCAACCTATTCATTCTATAAAAAAACATATCCTAATTCTCCTTTTTCTGCTTCTGCAATAGGTTGGTTTGTAATTTTTGGCTACATAAGTACTTTAGCTCTCTATGCGTATACTTTTGCTTCTTATGTGATTAGTAGTACTGATTTTGCTAATAATATTTGGATAAGAAAATCTATAGCTATAGCAGTAATAAGTCTTTTTACACTTATCAATGTTTGGAGTGTTAATGGAATGGGAAAAATAGAAGATTTAATGGTTTATACAAAATTGGTAGTACTAACCATTATTTCAATTGTATTAATGCAACATGGAACAACTAATTTTGGAACTTTTATAGATAATATGGTAATTGATGCTGAAAAATCAAGTATCTTTTCTATTCTTATAGTTGCTTCTATAACTTTTGTTGCTTATGAAGGATTTCAACTAGTTATTAATGCCGTAAGTGAAATGAAAAATCCTGAAAAAAATATTCCAAGAGCAATTTATTTGGCCATTGCACTAGCTGTAGTAATATATGTAGTAATATCTATGGGAGCATTATTTGCAATTCCAACTGACGAAATAATAAAAAACAAAGAATATGCTTTAGCTGCTGGAGCAGGTAAAGTACTTGGTAGTTTAGGAACCAACCTCGTAATTCTTGGAGCTGTTTTAGCAACAAGTAGTGCAATTAGTGGTACTGTATTTGGATCTTCCAGGCAAATGGCCGTAGTTGCAGAAGATGGTTTTTTTCCAAATTGGTTATCTTTTAGAAAAAACAATATTCCTATAAATGCTATTATTTCTATGGCTATAATGTCTTGTGTTTTAATTCTAATTGGTGGTCTTGAATTAATACTAGAGTTTGGAAGTATTACCTTTTTATTAGTATCTTTATTAATGGCAATTGCCAATTATAAAATTAGATTAAAAACAAATTCATCAAAAACTCTAACTTCTTTATCAATTTTTGGACTGAGCATTGGAGGTATACTAATTTTATATTACGAGTTTACACACAAATGGGAACAAATGCTCATTATAATTTCACTCTATATTCTACTAGCTCTTGGAGCTTGGCTCTTTTCAAAAAAGCGCAGTAAAAAACTAGAATAA
- a CDS encoding NAD-dependent epimerase/dehydratase family protein — MKKIGIIGGSGFIGSHITKKFLKEGHQVKVSSTNINKEEKYQHLWKFPNTDKLQIQQLDVANKEQLTDFVSDCEIVIHGGTPFILDFKDPQTELFDPTIKGTENFLEVISETPNVKKVVFIASVAAYNTNFPMPAGGKYPNNQFDENDTPFMSKESHPYAQAKFIANQTVSKFIDDNPNTHFEITSVSPVAVMGKSLSNREDSTSTGLQFLFKNKIAPNPFVQMLYDTNAEFAMVDVKDVALGIYKLATITGLHGKNYLLTSETYPVSDISLMLNHKNPINKAKIIYQNQLAKQELGMEFQTIQSSLNEY; from the coding sequence ATGAAAAAAATAGGCATTATAGGAGGCTCCGGATTTATAGGAAGCCACATCACAAAAAAGTTTTTGAAAGAAGGACATCAAGTAAAAGTATCTTCTACCAATATTAACAAAGAAGAAAAATACCAGCATTTATGGAAGTTTCCTAACACAGATAAACTTCAAATACAACAACTAGATGTTGCCAACAAAGAACAGCTAACCGATTTTGTTAGTGATTGCGAAATCGTTATTCACGGAGGCACTCCTTTTATATTAGATTTTAAAGACCCACAAACCGAATTATTTGATCCCACCATCAAAGGAACCGAGAATTTTTTGGAAGTGATTAGCGAAACTCCTAATGTAAAAAAGGTGGTTTTTATAGCTTCGGTTGCTGCGTATAACACAAATTTTCCAATGCCCGCAGGAGGTAAATATCCTAACAATCAGTTTGACGAAAACGATACACCTTTTATGAGTAAAGAAAGTCATCCCTATGCACAAGCAAAATTTATTGCCAATCAAACGGTTTCAAAATTTATTGACGACAATCCAAATACTCATTTCGAGATTACTTCTGTTTCGCCCGTAGCGGTGATGGGAAAATCACTTTCCAATCGAGAGGATTCTACCTCAACAGGTTTGCAGTTTTTGTTTAAAAATAAGATAGCACCCAATCCTTTTGTGCAAATGCTGTATGATACCAATGCCGAATTTGCCATGGTCGATGTAAAAGATGTTGCCTTGGGAATTTACAAATTGGCAACCATAACTGGACTTCACGGAAAAAATTATTTACTAACAAGTGAGACCTATCCAGTTTCAGATATTTCATTAATGCTGAACCATAAAAACCCAATTAACAAAGCGAAAATTATTTATCAAAATCAATTGGCTAAACAAGAATTGGGAATGGAATTTCAAACAATTCAGAGTTCTTTAAATGAATATTAA
- a CDS encoding cold-shock protein: protein MSKGTVKFFNETKGFGFISEEGSNKEHFVHISGLIDEIREGDDVEFELTEGRKGLNAVNVKVI, encoded by the coding sequence ATGAGTAAAGGAACAGTAAAATTCTTCAATGAAACAAAAGGATTTGGATTTATCAGCGAAGAAGGTTCAAACAAAGAACATTTTGTACACATTTCTGGTTTAATCGACGAAATTCGTGAAGGTGATGATGTTGAGTTCGAATTAACAGAAGGTAGAAAAGGCTTAAACGCAGTTAATGTAAAAGTAATTTAA
- a CDS encoding MBOAT family O-acyltransferase, translating into MLLASYIFYGMWNPPLVILLWISTMIDWTAGKKLAVEENQRKKKMWLYLSMAVNLGFLGFFKYGDFLLENFTLFMNSVGVEYQARPMDIILPMGISFYTFQTMSYTIDMYHKKIERARTFLDFALYVTFFPQLVAGPIVRAKDLITQFYEPKKATIKQFIWGLFLLTLGLFQKVVLADTLLSNTADTVFKPGQVLNFWDAWSGTLAFSGQIFFDFAGYSTCAIGIALMLGIILPDNFRYPYASLGFSDLWSRWHISLSSWLRDYLYIPLGGNRHGITRMYAALMITMLLGGLWHGAAWTFMVWGGLHGTYLILEKLQKKYLPFKITPWNGMFLAFITFTCVNFTWVFFRAREFDTAWNMIQSMLFLNPEGIKVLESFDIIKVMVLIGIMFVTHWMMRNTSVKEVATKVSPWVLGVVWTMLFFLIVISQGNGEQFIYFQF; encoded by the coding sequence TTGCTTTTAGCAAGTTATATTTTCTACGGAATGTGGAATCCACCCTTAGTGATACTCCTTTGGATCTCTACGATGATTGACTGGACCGCTGGTAAAAAATTGGCGGTTGAAGAAAACCAACGCAAAAAAAAAATGTGGCTATACCTTAGTATGGCAGTGAATCTTGGATTTTTAGGTTTCTTTAAATATGGAGATTTCTTATTAGAGAATTTCACGCTATTTATGAATTCGGTTGGGGTAGAATACCAAGCAAGACCTATGGATATTATTCTACCAATGGGAATTTCTTTCTATACCTTTCAGACGATGTCCTACACCATCGATATGTACCATAAGAAAATAGAAAGAGCCAGAACCTTTTTAGATTTTGCATTGTATGTAACCTTCTTTCCGCAGTTAGTTGCCGGACCCATTGTAAGAGCAAAAGATTTAATCACTCAGTTTTACGAACCCAAAAAAGCAACCATCAAACAATTTATTTGGGGACTATTCTTACTTACTTTAGGATTATTTCAGAAAGTAGTATTGGCAGACACACTGTTATCCAATACAGCAGATACCGTTTTTAAACCCGGACAAGTTTTAAACTTCTGGGATGCTTGGAGCGGAACTTTAGCGTTTTCGGGGCAAATATTTTTCGACTTCGCAGGCTATTCTACCTGTGCTATTGGTATTGCCTTGATGTTAGGTATTATACTTCCAGACAACTTTAGATATCCCTATGCTTCTTTAGGCTTTTCAGATTTATGGAGTCGTTGGCACATCTCCTTATCCAGTTGGTTGCGTGATTATTTATACATTCCATTAGGAGGCAACCGCCACGGAATTACCAGAATGTATGCTGCCTTAATGATTACGATGTTGTTGGGAGGACTATGGCACGGAGCCGCTTGGACTTTTATGGTTTGGGGAGGATTACACGGAACGTATCTGATTTTAGAAAAACTTCAGAAAAAATATTTACCTTTTAAAATCACCCCTTGGAACGGAATGTTTCTGGCATTTATAACCTTTACCTGCGTTAATTTTACTTGGGTGTTTTTTAGAGCCAGAGAATTTGATACGGCTTGGAATATGATACAATCCATGTTATTTCTTAACCCTGAAGGAATCAAAGTACTAGAATCTTTCGACATTATTAAAGTAATGGTATTAATAGGTATTATGTTTGTTACCCATTGGATGATGCGAAACACTTCTGTAAAAGAAGTGGCAACAAAAGTATCTCCTTGGGTTTTAGGAGTTGTTTGGACAATGCTATTTTTCTTAATTGTAATATCTCAAGGTAATGGAGAGCAATTTATTTATTTTCAGTTTTAA
- a CDS encoding D-alanyl-D-alanine carboxypeptidase — translation MFKHLYKTTFILLIIILLTSCGTTHKIKRNFKKDNKVTSFFKGFVLYNPKTKKEIINYNGAKYFTPASNIKLFTFYTAYKTLKDSVSSLAYYKTQDSLIIKGTADPSLLYGFDSSKIINFFKNETDSIYLLDEYIDEAPYGSGWAWDDFQYYYMPEKNLFPIYGNIVTFSLADSLQVNPSFFKQQIKVLDSTNSIRELSKNIFYVEKGNTQENEVPFITSNQLTAKLLGEFIQKNITVIPTSEKYKFEILKGVSSNDLYKQMLVVSDNFIAEQLMLKVAKQVANSYNVKLAIEYSLANYLQNLPQKPRWVDGSGLSRYNLFTPNDFVFLLEKMLNEIPKQQLLNYFPVGGESGTLKNWYGNKKPFVYAKSGSLSNNYNLSGYLITKKGTLLIFSYMNNHYQIETSKVKSDMERTLKIIYNNY, via the coding sequence ATGTTTAAGCACCTCTATAAAACAACATTTATACTGCTTATTATAATTTTATTAACTTCTTGTGGTACAACACATAAAATTAAACGTAATTTTAAAAAAGACAATAAGGTAACTTCTTTTTTTAAAGGTTTTGTGTTGTATAATCCTAAAACTAAAAAAGAGATTATAAATTATAATGGAGCAAAATATTTTACACCTGCATCAAACATAAAATTATTCACTTTTTATACAGCTTACAAAACACTTAAAGATTCTGTTTCAAGTTTAGCTTATTACAAAACACAAGATTCATTAATTATAAAAGGAACAGCAGATCCTTCATTATTATATGGATTTGATAGTTCAAAAATAATTAATTTTTTTAAAAATGAAACTGATAGCATTTATTTATTAGATGAATACATTGATGAAGCACCTTATGGAAGTGGATGGGCCTGGGACGATTTCCAATATTATTATATGCCCGAGAAAAATTTATTTCCTATTTATGGAAATATTGTAACGTTTTCTTTGGCAGACAGTTTACAAGTAAATCCTTCTTTTTTTAAACAACAAATAAAAGTACTAGATTCTACCAATAGTATTAGGGAACTTTCAAAAAATATTTTTTATGTAGAAAAAGGAAATACACAGGAAAACGAAGTTCCTTTTATTACATCAAATCAATTGACCGCTAAATTATTAGGTGAATTTATTCAAAAAAATATTACTGTAATTCCAACTTCTGAAAAATATAAATTTGAAATTTTAAAAGGAGTTAGTTCTAACGACTTATACAAACAAATGCTTGTTGTAAGTGATAATTTTATTGCCGAGCAATTAATGCTCAAAGTTGCAAAGCAGGTTGCTAATTCTTACAATGTTAAATTAGCCATTGAATATTCTTTAGCTAACTACTTACAAAATTTACCTCAAAAACCGCGTTGGGTAGATGGCTCTGGGCTGTCTCGCTATAATTTATTTACACCCAACGACTTTGTTTTTTTATTAGAAAAAATGCTGAATGAAATTCCTAAACAACAGTTATTAAATTACTTTCCTGTTGGTGGAGAATCAGGCACTTTAAAAAATTGGTATGGAAATAAAAAACCTTTTGTATACGCAAAATCGGGTTCCTTGTCTAACAATTATAATTTAAGTGGCTATTTAATAACAAAAAAAGGTACACTTCTTATTTTTAGCTATATGAATAACCATTACCAAATTGAAACTTCAAAAGTTAAAAGTGATATGGAAAGAACCTTAAAAATAATATATAACAACTATTAG
- a CDS encoding ester cyclase: MKKLTLVFSIAIAIIFSSCADQQTKKDIELYTHTWDEIFNNRNLEYYNEDNFDKNITLIMEPENVVGIEAVKEYYNNFLDGFSDIEFTMKKVFGQNNNLVKHWNFKGTHTGDFFGIPATGNKVDLDGTTIIKMKNGKIAQEQDFFDNMAFMSQLGLVSDPNNLAVIQELYNNFGKGDVPAVLAVLDANVVWNEAEGNAWADGNPYKGPEAVLNGVFARVGAEYDYFKTVDLQLHEMSNNQILATLRYQAKLKKNGAMLDAQAAHFWTLKDGKVIAFQQYVDTKQLNDASNK, from the coding sequence ATGAAAAAATTAACATTAGTATTTAGTATCGCAATTGCAATCATATTCAGCTCTTGCGCAGACCAACAAACTAAAAAAGACATCGAATTATACACCCATACTTGGGATGAAATTTTTAATAACAGAAATCTAGAATATTATAATGAAGACAATTTCGATAAAAATATAACACTCATTATGGAACCTGAAAATGTAGTGGGCATTGAAGCCGTTAAAGAGTATTACAACAACTTTCTTGATGGATTTTCTGACATAGAATTTACAATGAAAAAAGTATTTGGACAAAACAATAACCTTGTAAAACACTGGAATTTTAAGGGAACGCATACGGGTGATTTCTTTGGAATTCCTGCCACCGGAAACAAAGTAGATTTAGATGGTACAACGATTATAAAAATGAAAAACGGAAAGATTGCTCAAGAACAAGATTTCTTTGACAATATGGCGTTTATGTCACAACTTGGTTTGGTTTCAGACCCTAATAATTTAGCTGTAATACAAGAACTTTATAATAATTTTGGGAAAGGTGATGTTCCTGCGGTATTGGCTGTTTTAGATGCCAATGTAGTTTGGAACGAAGCTGAAGGCAATGCTTGGGCAGATGGAAATCCGTACAAAGGTCCAGAAGCTGTACTCAATGGTGTTTTTGCACGTGTTGGTGCTGAATACGACTATTTTAAAACTGTAGATCTTCAACTACATGAAATGTCTAACAATCAAATATTAGCCACTTTACGTTACCAAGCTAAATTAAAGAAAAATGGAGCGATGCTCGATGCACAAGCTGCTCACTTTTGGACGCTTAAAGATGGAAAAGTAATTGCATTTCAACAATATGTGGATACGAAGCAACTAAATGATGCTAGCAATAAATAA
- a CDS encoding MalY/PatB family protein — protein MNIDNKLKNLPLTKSNPKTLEVLFGKTDLIPMWVADMEFEIAKPIQEALIKRITNSSFGYEYKPTSYFKAQKKWYFNNYKIELNKNHIVYSPSITTTITILIENFTSASDGIIIQPPVFMEFRDVIRKTNRRITKNPLKLINNRYQIDFQDLKNKAKLEKNKVLIICNPHNPVGRVWTKEELKQIIEICKENNLLLISDEIHKDIILFNNQFTSTLQFINNYEKIVVCTSEAKTFNLCGIADSIAIISNDRIRNIVSSTFKKYNLGRTNALTRVALEAAYNNGEYWLKEVINTIEKNIKSIERELETSKIELIKPEGTYQVWLDFRKVYKDTKEMFSHLTENSGIGLNAGHWFGREGTLFMRMNIATSNKKVTDAIEKIKKAVANNKLK, from the coding sequence ATGAATATTGATAATAAATTAAAAAATTTACCTTTAACCAAATCTAATCCAAAAACATTGGAGGTCCTATTTGGAAAAACTGACCTTATTCCCATGTGGGTTGCAGATATGGAATTTGAAATTGCAAAGCCAATTCAAGAAGCATTAATAAAAAGGATTACAAATTCAAGTTTTGGTTATGAGTATAAGCCTACCTCCTATTTTAAAGCTCAAAAAAAGTGGTATTTTAACAATTATAAAATTGAACTAAATAAGAATCACATAGTTTATAGTCCAAGTATTACAACTACAATTACTATTTTAATTGAAAATTTCACATCAGCAAGTGATGGAATAATAATTCAACCTCCTGTTTTTATGGAATTTAGAGATGTAATTAGAAAAACAAATCGTAGAATAACAAAAAACCCTTTAAAATTAATTAACAACCGATATCAAATTGATTTTCAAGATTTAAAAAACAAAGCAAAATTAGAAAAGAATAAAGTTTTAATCATTTGTAACCCTCACAATCCAGTTGGTCGAGTTTGGACTAAAGAAGAACTAAAGCAAATAATTGAAATTTGCAAAGAAAATAACTTACTCCTTATTTCAGATGAAATACATAAAGATATTATCCTTTTCAACAATCAATTTACTTCGACTTTACAATTTATTAATAATTATGAAAAAATTGTTGTTTGCACCTCTGAGGCAAAGACTTTTAATCTTTGTGGAATAGCAGACTCTATAGCAATTATTTCAAATGATAGAATACGAAATATTGTTTCTTCTACATTCAAAAAATATAATTTAGGGAGAACTAATGCACTTACAAGAGTTGCATTAGAAGCTGCTTATAATAATGGTGAATATTGGTTGAAAGAGGTTATAAACACCATTGAAAAAAATATTAAAAGTATAGAAAGAGAATTAGAAACTTCTAAAATTGAGCTTATAAAACCTGAAGGAACTTATCAAGTTTGGTTAGACTTTAGAAAGGTTTATAAAGACACTAAAGAAATGTTCAGCCATTTAACAGAAAACTCTGGAATTGGACTTAATGCAGGTCATTGGTTTGGACGTGAAGGTACATTATTTATGAGAATGAATATAGCAACCAGCAATAAAAAAGTTACTGATGCAATAGAAAAAATAAAAAAAGCTGTGGCTAATAACAAATTGAAATAA
- a CDS encoding aspartate/glutamate racemase family protein, producing the protein MKTIGLIGGMSWESSAVYYEYINKKVRTLKGGFHSCKNIMISVDFAEIEKLQHENNWKTLNKLMVNAAKQLELAGADIVVLCTNTMHLCSSEIIKNISIPFFHIAEATGKEIAQKGIKKVALIGTKFTMEKDFYKGFLTNHFKIEVIIPTVKERQLIHDIIYNELVVGKIKNKSRDIYKTIIYNLEKRGAEGVILGCTEIPLLISNTDVNIPTFNTTKIHAEKAVEWALIND; encoded by the coding sequence ATGAAAACAATAGGGCTAATTGGAGGTATGAGCTGGGAATCTTCTGCGGTTTATTATGAATATATAAATAAAAAGGTTAGAACATTAAAAGGTGGTTTTCACTCATGTAAAAACATTATGATTTCTGTTGATTTTGCTGAAATTGAAAAACTACAGCATGAAAACAATTGGAAAACTCTCAATAAATTAATGGTTAATGCTGCCAAACAACTAGAACTAGCTGGAGCTGATATTGTGGTTCTTTGTACAAATACAATGCATTTATGTAGTAGTGAAATTATAAAAAATATTTCAATTCCTTTTTTCCATATAGCAGAAGCAACTGGGAAAGAAATTGCGCAAAAAGGTATTAAAAAAGTAGCTTTGATAGGCACAAAATTTACTATGGAAAAAGATTTTTATAAAGGATTTTTGACAAATCATTTTAAAATTGAAGTTATAATACCTACTGTAAAAGAAAGACAATTAATTCATGATATTATTTACAATGAATTGGTAGTAGGGAAAATAAAAAATAAATCAAGAGATATTTATAAAACAATCATTTATAATTTAGAAAAACGGGGTGCAGAAGGTGTTATACTCGGTTGTACCGAAATACCATTACTTATCTCAAACACTGATGTAAACATCCCAACATTTAACACCACCAAAATTCATGCAGAAAAAGCAGTTGAGTGGGCTTTAATAAATGATTAA
- a CDS encoding solute:sodium symporter family transporter, translating into MIQLLSFFFFTFLVAFIAYLATRKTKENTSDGYFLGGRSLTGVVIAGSLLLTNLSTEQIVGLNGAAYKEGILVMAWETLAAIAIVITAFVLLPRYLKSGITTVPQFLESRYDKTTKTITSILFLSGYMIVLLPIVLYSGALAINTMFDVPALLGVSDVTALWISVWTIGIVGSIYAVFGGLKAVAVSDTINAIGLLTGGLLVPYFGLLAIGDGNLSDGWSNLIITNPEKFNAIGDSNASVPFATIFTGMMLVQLFYWGTNQAIIQRGLGAKNLKEGQKGLLLAAFIKILVPFIVVLPGIIAFQLFKDQPLTNPDQAYPFLVSKVLPVSLLGFFAAVLFGAVLSSFNSALNSSSTLFGLDIYKAYINKNANEQQTVKMSKLFGILLAVFSMLIAPFIAYANNGLFGYLQEVNGCYSIPILTIILVGYTTKYVPAIAAKIAIISGVVLYSISQFILKPFVFGSENYPHYLHIMAILFVINIMVMLIIGYFKPRKDAYNLKYSHDVDITPWKYLYLMGISIVIIVIGIYFYFS; encoded by the coding sequence ATGATACAATTGCTATCCTTTTTCTTTTTCACCTTCTTAGTAGCTTTTATAGCTTATTTAGCCACACGCAAAACAAAAGAAAACACTTCTGATGGTTATTTTTTAGGAGGCCGAAGTTTGACAGGTGTTGTAATTGCAGGCTCATTATTGCTTACAAATTTATCAACCGAACAAATCGTAGGCCTAAATGGAGCTGCCTATAAAGAAGGTATTTTAGTAATGGCTTGGGAAACTCTTGCTGCTATTGCTATAGTAATAACAGCTTTTGTTTTACTACCTAGATACTTAAAAAGTGGTATTACAACTGTTCCTCAATTTTTAGAAAGCCGATATGATAAAACAACCAAAACAATTACTTCTATTTTGTTTCTAAGTGGCTATATGATTGTTTTACTACCTATTGTACTGTATTCTGGTGCTCTTGCTATAAATACAATGTTTGACGTACCCGCACTACTAGGTGTTTCAGATGTTACTGCTTTATGGATTAGCGTTTGGACTATTGGAATAGTTGGCTCTATTTATGCTGTTTTTGGAGGATTAAAAGCTGTAGCTGTATCGGACACAATTAATGCTATTGGTTTATTAACAGGAGGTTTATTAGTACCCTATTTTGGTCTTCTAGCTATTGGAGACGGTAATTTATCTGATGGTTGGAGTAACTTAATTATTACTAACCCTGAAAAATTTAATGCTATTGGAGATAGCAATGCATCAGTACCTTTTGCAACAATATTTACAGGAATGATGTTAGTTCAACTTTTTTATTGGGGAACAAATCAGGCAATTATTCAACGAGGACTAGGAGCAAAAAACTTAAAAGAAGGACAAAAAGGTTTATTGTTAGCAGCATTTATTAAAATTTTAGTTCCATTTATTGTAGTTCTTCCAGGAATTATTGCTTTTCAACTATTTAAAGACCAACCATTAACAAATCCAGACCAAGCTTACCCTTTTTTAGTGAGTAAAGTTTTACCCGTATCTTTACTCGGTTTTTTTGCTGCAGTTCTTTTTGGTGCGGTTTTAAGTTCTTTTAATTCGGCTCTAAATAGCTCATCAACTCTTTTTGGTTTAGATATCTACAAAGCATACATTAATAAGAATGCTAATGAACAACAAACGGTAAAAATGAGTAAATTGTTTGGAATTTTATTAGCCGTTTTTTCAATGCTTATTGCACCTTTCATTGCGTATGCTAATAATGGACTATTTGGCTATTTACAAGAAGTTAATGGATGCTACAGCATACCTATTTTAACTATAATTTTGGTAGGATACACTACAAAATATGTTCCTGCAATTGCTGCAAAAATTGCTATTATTTCTGGTGTTGTTTTATATAGTATTAGCCAATTTATTTTAAAACCATTTGTCTTTGGCTCTGAAAACTACCCTCATTATCTGCATATTATGGCAATTTTATTTGTAATTAATATTATGGTAATGCTAATAATAGGATATTTTAAACCAAGAAAAGATGCATATAATTTAAAATATAGTCATGATGTAGATATAACACCTTGGAAATACTTATACTTAATGGGTATTTCCATCGTAATTATTGTAATTGGTATTTATTTTTATTTTTCATAG